A genomic window from Prunus persica cultivar Lovell chromosome G2, Prunus_persica_NCBIv2, whole genome shotgun sequence includes:
- the LOC18785286 gene encoding uncharacterized protein LOC18785286 isoform X1, with protein sequence MTTIKITGMKIEIGQTTRTKKLHFSIKKIKIEIQYSKPPKQRLLGAKDSLLTKKNGQGVARAREHKAQGRSTIMSHPIETLGFRPPQFSEDLAWLPGWLQQHQKEQWEECMNELNSTNLELGSKDLKFFQGNTNEGKDATTLSREEGRCNRYHLFLSGEDNSAAGFASSPGNVLHFHLHLSSNGSSQCSPTQPLDTSLEHLEFNKVVPAQLNDTSVGSKVKNCSEIHLNVGGINSLPLKSIQKPVEDIVPQGPSNTKISASHFGEKLNAKYLKAADITDAVELSIAASEALVIHETVMSGLALEVLPTALVLEIALRVKKARLEWLEDSLDSPAEETDKSDSLSDLDDFTMADVYADVGLSLSIPSDECALDSAISQVKETPVSENQYECVNLSDSLDLKAQHVKFDEISVQRELVENLVTDIRSREDLRPASVNCEKEEFCDQPVLGSNVCSVARYDPSALKTSDGIIVKQFGFQTVAAMVDIASNQPQNKVNFRPDAWNSRNAKGEDQITYLGSDKFRSRWLGGWTGQEISASPQLKQNCRSILKCFAGETSFLSESADIAPDVNSFVQVHEIESYRTSESTIACAGLHDEVNKEIFVSQDLVKSCSLSLVDPLCSVVPCSISSENTSRTIVQNQTDKENDTEECFRPTPKHGVDNSHKSSNLIIELHHEDVQAMPTISGECSPVKVRRQLISLRTYSTLLPNNVSILDWRSHYQNQSLELECDQRLVPLNKNVGSIRSFDKRSCKEPLPCHPVSWDTAGRGNEEKGETTLNRNPVATTKNQKRNYHETAGYGFPVQALKKRMQPVIFNHRAHLGLQAPKPFMNSSTWEKQTKFSLVPENVAKLQQNKELQNIQFECKNSHDRDVSLKKRVRFSEAEIPVQQNKNLQKLDSSTKNCSTGRAGKRWKNSTLQSHEKSYLTNCHRKFGKRLLFQGIEFLLTGFSSQKEKDIEQKIWKHGGIVLSDIPSPNSRGERSSRYNGYQLPIILCSKKLQTTKFLYGCAVNAFILKVDWLTNSIASSCIVPPEKYMILLNRVDAEHIMIRKPFHHNRNYVFERVGIMLYGKHSFYSKLAKIIKHGGGRVFKTLQWLIHSLDKEKVSLGAIVTEDEIRTSRHLRQCASEQKIPVMPASWIVKSLHSGKLLPFPDKGIHQMLPPPAF encoded by the exons ATGACAACAATTAAAATCACAGGAATGAAAATAGAAATCGGACAAACTACAAGGACCAAAAAGTTACAtttttccattaaaaaaataaaaattgaaattcaataCTCCAAACCTCCAAAGCAGCGTCTTCTTGGCGCCAAGGATTCTCTCCTTACAAAAAAGAACGGTCAAGGGGTCGCGCGGGCGCGGGAACACAAGGCACAAGGCAGATCAACTATTATGTCTCATCCCATCGAAACCTTAGGGTTTCGTCCTCCTCAGTTCTCCGAG GATTTAGCTTGGCTTCCTGGTTGGCTTCAGCAGCATCAGAAAGAACAATGGGAGGAGTGCATGAACGAGCTTAATAGTACAAACTTAGAGCTAGGCTCCAAG gatttgaaattttttcaaggaAACACTAATGAAGGGAAAGATGCTACTACATTGTCGCGTGAGGAAGGCAGATGCAACCGTTATCATTTATTCTTATCTGGGGAAGACAATTCTGCAGCTGGTTTTGCTTCATCTCCTGGAAAT GTGCTTCATTTCCATCTTCATCTTTCTTCAAATGGATCTTCACAATGTAGCCCAACTCAACCTTTGGATACTTCTCTAGAACATCTTGAATTCAATAAAGTTGTGCCTGCACAACTAAATGACACCTCAGTGGGTTCCAAAGTGAAGAACTGTTCGGAAATCCACCTGAATGTTGGTGGGATAAATTCTCTACCTCTAAAGTCCATTCAAAAACCAGTAGAAGATATTGTTCCACAAGGTCCCTCCAATACAAAGATATCAGCAAGCCATTTTGGGGAAAAACTTAATGCCAAGTATCTCAAAGCAGCTGACATCACTGATGCAGTTGAACTCTCCATTGCAGCATCTGAAGCATTGGTTATACATGAAACTGTGATGAGTGGGCTGGCTTTAGAAGTATTGCCAACTGCATTGGTACTGGAAATTGCCCTTCGGGTAAAGAAAGCACGGTTGGAGTGGCTAGAAGATTCCTTAGATAGCCCAGCTGAGGAAACTGACAAGAGTGATTCTCTTTCAGACTTGGATGATTTCACGATGGCTGATGTGTATGCAGATGTAGGACTATCTCTGAGTATTCCTTCTGATGAGTGTGCTCTTGATTCAGCTATTTCTCAAGTCAAGGAGACTCCTGTCTCTGAAAATCAGTACGAGTGTGTAAATCTATCTGATTCTTTGGACCTCAAGGCTCAACATGTCAAGTTTGATGAAATCTCTGTGCAAAGAGAACTAGTAGAGAATCTGGTTACGGATATCAGATCAAGAGAGGATTTGCGTCCAGCATCTGTCAATTGTGAGAAAGAAGAGTTTTGTGACCAGCCTGTTCTGGGTTCGAATGTCTGCAGTGTGGCCAGATATGATCCTTCAGCTCTGAAAACTTCAGATGGAATCATTGTGAAACAG TTTGGCTTCCAGACAGTTGCCGCTATGGTGGATATAGCTTCAAATCAGCCTCAAAACAAAGTAAACTTTCGTCCAGATGCTTGGAATTCAAGGAATGCTA AGGGAGAAGATCAGATAACTTATTTAGGTTCAGACAAATTCAGGAGCCGATGGTTAGGTGGTTGGACAGGCCAA GAAATTTCTGCTTCTCCACAGTTGAAACAAAATTGTAGAAGTATCCTGAAGTGTTTTGCTGGTGAGACAAGCTTTCTCTCAGAATCTGCAGATATTGCTCCAGACGTGAACTCTTTCGTGCAAGTGCATGAAATTGAGTCATATAGAACATCAGAGTCGACCATAGCCTGTGCTGGTTTACATGACGAAGTTAATAAGGAGATATTTGTTTCTCAAGATTTGGTGAAGTCGTGTAGCCTATCTTTAGTTGATCCTCTTTGTTCCGTTGTGCCATGCAGTATTTCTTCAGAAAATACCAGTCGTACAATAGTTCAGAATCAGACGGATAAGGAAAATGATACTGAAGAATGCTTTAGACCCACACCAAAACATGGGGTGGATAATTCACATAAATCCTCAAATCTAATTATTGAACTCCACCATGAGGATGTGCAAGCTATGCCCACAATTAGCGGGGAATGTTCTCCAGTCAAAGTTCGAAGGCAGTTGATTTCACTCAGGACATATAGTACGCTTCTCCCAAACAATGTTTCCATTTTGGATTGGAGAAGCCATTATCAAAATCAGTCACTTGAACTAGAATGTGATCAGAGGCTGGTTCCCCTAAATAAGAATGTGGGAAGCATTAGATCTTTTGATAAAAGGAGTTGTAAAGAGCCCCTTCCTTGTCATCCTGTATCCTGGGATACTGCTGGTAGAGGTAATGAGGAAAAGGGTGAAACTACCCTAAATAGGAATCCAGTTGCAACAACGAAAAATCAGAAGAGGAATTATCATGAGACTGCAGGGTATGGGTTTCCAGTGCAGGCCTTGAAAAAGAGGATGCAGCCTGTTATTTTTAATCATAGGGCACATCTCGGTCTTCAGGCTCCCAAACCTTTTATGAACAGTTCCACTTGGGAGAAACAAACCAAATTTTCTTTGGTACCAGAAAATGTTGCTAAGcttcaacaaaacaaagaactgCAAAATATACAATTTGAATGCAAGAATTCCCATGACAGAGATGTTTCATTGAAAAAGAGGGTTCGTTTCTCTGAAGCAGAGATTCCAGTGCAGCAGAACAAGAACCTCCAAAAGCTAGATTCTTCAACGAAAAATT GCTCAACTGGTCGAGCAGGTAAAAGGTGGAAGAATTCTACGTTACAAAGTCATGAGAAAAGTTATCTTACAAATTGTCACCGTAAGTTTGGGAAGAGATTACTATTTCAAGGCATAGAATTCCTTCTTACAGGATTTTCTAGTCAGAAGGAAAAGGACattgaacaaaaaatatgGAAACATGGTGGTATTGTTCTTTCTGATATTCCTTCTCCAAATTCAAGGGGAGAGAGAAGCTCAAGATATAATGGCTATCAGCTTCCTATTATTCTATGTTCAAAAAAG CTACAGACCACCAAGTTTTTGTATGGATGTGCAGTGAACGCCTTCATATTAAAAGTTGATTGGCTTACTAATTCAATTGCATCGAGTTGTATCGTACCACCTGAGAA ATACATGATTCTACTGAATCGAGTTGATGCGGAGCATATTATGATCAGGAAGCCATTTCATCACAACCGTAATTATGTCTTTGAGAGAGTAGGAATCATGCTTTATGGGAAGCACAGTTTCTACAGCAAATTGGCAAAAATAATTAAG CATGGAGGCGGGCGGGTCTTTAAAACCCTCCAGTGGTTAATCCACAGTTTGGACAAAGAGAAGGTTTCTTTAGGAGCCATTGTTACTGAGGATGAAATTAGGACATCACGTCACTTGAGGCAATGCGCCTCCGAGCAAAAGATACCAGTGATG CCAGCTAGCTGGATCGTAAAAAGCTTGCATTCAGGAAAGCTCCTTCCATTTCCTGATAAAG GTATTCATCAAATGCTTCCTCCACCTGCATTTTAG
- the LOC18785286 gene encoding uncharacterized protein LOC18785286 isoform X2: MTTIKITGMKIEIGQTTRTKKLHFSIKKIKIEIQYSKPPKQRLLGAKDSLLTKKNGQGVARAREHKAQGRSTIMSHPIETLGFRPPQFSEDLAWLPGWLQQHQKEQWEECMNELNSTNLELGSKDLKFFQGNTNEGKDATTLSREEGRCNRYHLFLSGEDNSAAGFASSPGNVLHFHLHLSSNGSSQCSPTQPLDTSLEHLEFNKVVPAQLNDTSVGSKVKNCSEIHLNVGGINSLPLKSIQKPVEDIVPQGPSNTKISASHFGEKLNAKYLKAADITDAVELSIAASEALVIHETVMSGLALEVLPTALVLEIALRVKKARLEWLEDSLDSPAEETDKSDSLSDLDDFTMADVYADVGLSLSIPSDECALDSAISQVKETPVSENQYECVNLSDSLDLKAQHVKFDEISVQRELVENLVTDIRSREDLRPASVNCEKEEFCDQPVLGSNVCSVARYDPSALKTSDGIIVKQTVAAMVDIASNQPQNKVNFRPDAWNSRNAKGEDQITYLGSDKFRSRWLGGWTGQEISASPQLKQNCRSILKCFAGETSFLSESADIAPDVNSFVQVHEIESYRTSESTIACAGLHDEVNKEIFVSQDLVKSCSLSLVDPLCSVVPCSISSENTSRTIVQNQTDKENDTEECFRPTPKHGVDNSHKSSNLIIELHHEDVQAMPTISGECSPVKVRRQLISLRTYSTLLPNNVSILDWRSHYQNQSLELECDQRLVPLNKNVGSIRSFDKRSCKEPLPCHPVSWDTAGRGNEEKGETTLNRNPVATTKNQKRNYHETAGYGFPVQALKKRMQPVIFNHRAHLGLQAPKPFMNSSTWEKQTKFSLVPENVAKLQQNKELQNIQFECKNSHDRDVSLKKRVRFSEAEIPVQQNKNLQKLDSSTKNCSTGRAGKRWKNSTLQSHEKSYLTNCHRKFGKRLLFQGIEFLLTGFSSQKEKDIEQKIWKHGGIVLSDIPSPNSRGERSSRYNGYQLPIILCSKKLQTTKFLYGCAVNAFILKVDWLTNSIASSCIVPPEKYMILLNRVDAEHIMIRKPFHHNRNYVFERVGIMLYGKHSFYSKLAKIIKHGGGRVFKTLQWLIHSLDKEKVSLGAIVTEDEIRTSRHLRQCASEQKIPVMPASWIVKSLHSGKLLPFPDKGTSSLPAIKIP; encoded by the exons ATGACAACAATTAAAATCACAGGAATGAAAATAGAAATCGGACAAACTACAAGGACCAAAAAGTTACAtttttccattaaaaaaataaaaattgaaattcaataCTCCAAACCTCCAAAGCAGCGTCTTCTTGGCGCCAAGGATTCTCTCCTTACAAAAAAGAACGGTCAAGGGGTCGCGCGGGCGCGGGAACACAAGGCACAAGGCAGATCAACTATTATGTCTCATCCCATCGAAACCTTAGGGTTTCGTCCTCCTCAGTTCTCCGAG GATTTAGCTTGGCTTCCTGGTTGGCTTCAGCAGCATCAGAAAGAACAATGGGAGGAGTGCATGAACGAGCTTAATAGTACAAACTTAGAGCTAGGCTCCAAG gatttgaaattttttcaaggaAACACTAATGAAGGGAAAGATGCTACTACATTGTCGCGTGAGGAAGGCAGATGCAACCGTTATCATTTATTCTTATCTGGGGAAGACAATTCTGCAGCTGGTTTTGCTTCATCTCCTGGAAAT GTGCTTCATTTCCATCTTCATCTTTCTTCAAATGGATCTTCACAATGTAGCCCAACTCAACCTTTGGATACTTCTCTAGAACATCTTGAATTCAATAAAGTTGTGCCTGCACAACTAAATGACACCTCAGTGGGTTCCAAAGTGAAGAACTGTTCGGAAATCCACCTGAATGTTGGTGGGATAAATTCTCTACCTCTAAAGTCCATTCAAAAACCAGTAGAAGATATTGTTCCACAAGGTCCCTCCAATACAAAGATATCAGCAAGCCATTTTGGGGAAAAACTTAATGCCAAGTATCTCAAAGCAGCTGACATCACTGATGCAGTTGAACTCTCCATTGCAGCATCTGAAGCATTGGTTATACATGAAACTGTGATGAGTGGGCTGGCTTTAGAAGTATTGCCAACTGCATTGGTACTGGAAATTGCCCTTCGGGTAAAGAAAGCACGGTTGGAGTGGCTAGAAGATTCCTTAGATAGCCCAGCTGAGGAAACTGACAAGAGTGATTCTCTTTCAGACTTGGATGATTTCACGATGGCTGATGTGTATGCAGATGTAGGACTATCTCTGAGTATTCCTTCTGATGAGTGTGCTCTTGATTCAGCTATTTCTCAAGTCAAGGAGACTCCTGTCTCTGAAAATCAGTACGAGTGTGTAAATCTATCTGATTCTTTGGACCTCAAGGCTCAACATGTCAAGTTTGATGAAATCTCTGTGCAAAGAGAACTAGTAGAGAATCTGGTTACGGATATCAGATCAAGAGAGGATTTGCGTCCAGCATCTGTCAATTGTGAGAAAGAAGAGTTTTGTGACCAGCCTGTTCTGGGTTCGAATGTCTGCAGTGTGGCCAGATATGATCCTTCAGCTCTGAAAACTTCAGATGGAATCATTGTGAAACAG ACAGTTGCCGCTATGGTGGATATAGCTTCAAATCAGCCTCAAAACAAAGTAAACTTTCGTCCAGATGCTTGGAATTCAAGGAATGCTA AGGGAGAAGATCAGATAACTTATTTAGGTTCAGACAAATTCAGGAGCCGATGGTTAGGTGGTTGGACAGGCCAA GAAATTTCTGCTTCTCCACAGTTGAAACAAAATTGTAGAAGTATCCTGAAGTGTTTTGCTGGTGAGACAAGCTTTCTCTCAGAATCTGCAGATATTGCTCCAGACGTGAACTCTTTCGTGCAAGTGCATGAAATTGAGTCATATAGAACATCAGAGTCGACCATAGCCTGTGCTGGTTTACATGACGAAGTTAATAAGGAGATATTTGTTTCTCAAGATTTGGTGAAGTCGTGTAGCCTATCTTTAGTTGATCCTCTTTGTTCCGTTGTGCCATGCAGTATTTCTTCAGAAAATACCAGTCGTACAATAGTTCAGAATCAGACGGATAAGGAAAATGATACTGAAGAATGCTTTAGACCCACACCAAAACATGGGGTGGATAATTCACATAAATCCTCAAATCTAATTATTGAACTCCACCATGAGGATGTGCAAGCTATGCCCACAATTAGCGGGGAATGTTCTCCAGTCAAAGTTCGAAGGCAGTTGATTTCACTCAGGACATATAGTACGCTTCTCCCAAACAATGTTTCCATTTTGGATTGGAGAAGCCATTATCAAAATCAGTCACTTGAACTAGAATGTGATCAGAGGCTGGTTCCCCTAAATAAGAATGTGGGAAGCATTAGATCTTTTGATAAAAGGAGTTGTAAAGAGCCCCTTCCTTGTCATCCTGTATCCTGGGATACTGCTGGTAGAGGTAATGAGGAAAAGGGTGAAACTACCCTAAATAGGAATCCAGTTGCAACAACGAAAAATCAGAAGAGGAATTATCATGAGACTGCAGGGTATGGGTTTCCAGTGCAGGCCTTGAAAAAGAGGATGCAGCCTGTTATTTTTAATCATAGGGCACATCTCGGTCTTCAGGCTCCCAAACCTTTTATGAACAGTTCCACTTGGGAGAAACAAACCAAATTTTCTTTGGTACCAGAAAATGTTGCTAAGcttcaacaaaacaaagaactgCAAAATATACAATTTGAATGCAAGAATTCCCATGACAGAGATGTTTCATTGAAAAAGAGGGTTCGTTTCTCTGAAGCAGAGATTCCAGTGCAGCAGAACAAGAACCTCCAAAAGCTAGATTCTTCAACGAAAAATT GCTCAACTGGTCGAGCAGGTAAAAGGTGGAAGAATTCTACGTTACAAAGTCATGAGAAAAGTTATCTTACAAATTGTCACCGTAAGTTTGGGAAGAGATTACTATTTCAAGGCATAGAATTCCTTCTTACAGGATTTTCTAGTCAGAAGGAAAAGGACattgaacaaaaaatatgGAAACATGGTGGTATTGTTCTTTCTGATATTCCTTCTCCAAATTCAAGGGGAGAGAGAAGCTCAAGATATAATGGCTATCAGCTTCCTATTATTCTATGTTCAAAAAAG CTACAGACCACCAAGTTTTTGTATGGATGTGCAGTGAACGCCTTCATATTAAAAGTTGATTGGCTTACTAATTCAATTGCATCGAGTTGTATCGTACCACCTGAGAA ATACATGATTCTACTGAATCGAGTTGATGCGGAGCATATTATGATCAGGAAGCCATTTCATCACAACCGTAATTATGTCTTTGAGAGAGTAGGAATCATGCTTTATGGGAAGCACAGTTTCTACAGCAAATTGGCAAAAATAATTAAG CATGGAGGCGGGCGGGTCTTTAAAACCCTCCAGTGGTTAATCCACAGTTTGGACAAAGAGAAGGTTTCTTTAGGAGCCATTGTTACTGAGGATGAAATTAGGACATCACGTCACTTGAGGCAATGCGCCTCCGAGCAAAAGATACCAGTGATG CCAGCTAGCTGGATCGTAAAAAGCTTGCATTCAGGAAAGCTCCTTCCATTTCCTGATAAAGGTACTTCCTCTCTTCCTGCAATTAAgattccataa
- the LOC109947717 gene encoding uncharacterized protein LOC109947717 codes for MEIGDTKENIVIVGGGICGLATALALHRKGIRSVVLERSNTLRATGAAIIVHPNGWRALDQLGVASHLRETAIPILSGQFHSLNNDELKEMPVGKEELRCLRRTDLVDILANSLPRNTLHLGCEVLSIKLDPITSSPVLQLQGGRLLNAKIVIGCDGVNSAISNMMGVKAEKIFTISVIRGFTSYPNGHELGSQFRLTKKNDTQVGQLPMTKNLVYWFITRKYTCQDSMASKSQKLIRNLAVDSVEGFPTGIIEMAKNCELDSLHLTEYLRYHAPWDILRRRFREGTVTLAGDAMHAMGPFLAQGGSACLEDAIVLARCLARTTQIHRNARGTKMQVEEAFDEYLKERKMRVLRLSLQMYLIGKMLDASSQFVKFICIILLAVLFSDSHGHTRYDCGSL; via the exons ATGGAGATTGGTGATACgaaagaaaatattgtaatCGTGGGTGGTGGGATATGCGGCCTTGCCACTGCCCTTGCTCTTCACAG AAAGGGCATTAGAAGCGTTGTCCTGGAAAGATCAAACACATTGCGAGCTACAGGGGCAGCTATCATCGTGCATCCAAACGGCTGGCGTGCACTTGATCAACTTGGTGTTGCCTCTCACCTTAGAGAAACTGCTATTCCTATACTCTC ggGACAATTTCACTCACTCAATAATGACGAGCTTAAAGAAATGCCTGTTGG GAAAGAAGAATTGAGATGTTTGAGAAGGACTGATCTCGTTGATATTTTGGCAAATAGTTTGCCACGTAACACTCTTCATTTGGGGTGTGAAGTGCTTTCTATTAAGTTGGATCCCATAACTTCTTCTCCTGTTCTTCAACTTCAAGGTGGAAGACTTTTGAACGCCAAG ATTGTGATTGGATGCGACGGAGTGAACTCTGCCATATCAAATATGATGGGGGTGAAGGCTGAGAAAATTTTCACCATCAGTGTGATAAGAGGCTTCACGAGTTATCCAAATGGGCATGAACTCGGCTCTCAGTTCagattaaccaaaaaaaatgataCTCAGGTGGGACAGCTGCCAATGACCAAAAACCTAGTTTATTGGTTCATCACTCGAAAATATACTTGTCAAG ATTCAATGGCCTCCAAGAGCCAGAAACTGATCCGGAACTTGGCAGTGGACTCAGTGGAGGGCTTCCCTACAGGCATCATAGAGATGGCAAAGAATTGCGAGCTGGATTCTTTGCATCTCACAGAGTACTTGAGATACCATGCACCATGGGACATATTACGAAGACGGTTTCGCGAAGGGACGGTGACCCTAGCAGGAGATGCCATGCATGCAATGGGTCCATTTCTTGCACAAGGAGGTTCAGCTTGTCTGGAAGATGCAATTGTACTTGCCCGGTGCTTGGCTCGAACGACTCAAATCCATCGAAACGCAAGAGGAACTAAAATGCAGGTGGAGGAAGCATTTGATGAATACCTGAAAGAACGTAAGATGCGAGTTCTGAGACTGTCTCTGCAGATGTACCTGATTGGGAAAATGCTTGATGCTTCATCGCAGTTTGTTAAATTCATATGCATTATCCTCTTGGCCGTCCTTTTCAGTGACTCACATGGCCATACCCGCTATGACTGTGGTAGCCTCTAA